From the genome of Clavelina lepadiformis chromosome 2, kaClaLepa1.1, whole genome shotgun sequence:
GGATGTCATCATCACGTAAATGTAAGCTGTCTGCTGATAGTTTTTGCTATGTCTGTggtctatacattagtttaaagCAAGTGAAATACAGAATAAAGGTAGAAGCAAAATTTTCTAACGCTTATGAACTTTATTTTGGCATGAAAATTGGTGACCAAGATAAACACTGGGCACCTCGTGTGATCTGCGGAACATGCCGATCAAATTTGAATGGCTTGCTTAGAGGAGACCGGCATTCGATGCCATTTGCTATTCCGAGAATCTGGAGAGAACCCCAAAATCATACAGATGACTGCTATTTCTGTATGGTTGACATTTCAAGGTTTAGAAGAACTAAAAACCGACGTGACATTGTATATCCTTCTATACCGTCTTCTATTGCACCTGTTTCGCATAGCAGTGAGTTGCCACTGCCCAAACCACCGAGCAAAAAAGCTCCAGAAGATTTAGCAGGGTCTGAAGATATTGAAAAAGACTCCGATGATGAATTCAACATATCTCATACAGACTTGATTTCAGAACCACACTTCCCAAGCCAACAAGaattaaatgatttagttagaGACATGGGGCTCACTAAGTCAAATGCCGAACTTCTGATTTCAAGGTTGAAACAATGGGACTTATTAGATTTGTCATGTCGATGTTCTTTGTCGAGAAAAAGGCATGAAAGATTTTCAAGGTATTTTTCTGTGGCAGACTCTCTTTGCTTCTGTAGTAATGTTGATAAcctttttgaagaaataaGAATAGCTCGATCATGACCCAAAGGAGTGGCGCCTATTTATAGACAGTTCTTCccaaagtttgaaatgtgtcCTCCTTAACAATGGAAACCAGTATCCATCTATACCCGTTGACCATTCTGTCCAAATGAGAGaagattacaaaaatgtaaagtttCTTCTTGAAAGTATTAACCATGCTAGATACAACTCTGTGGAGGTTCGACTTATGCTCCAGTGTaaagaacttgaaaataaaatgactacGAGAGAAGCAGAAGCATGGAATGCATTTCGAGaagtagttaatttttttctcgGTAGTAAACGAAGCGATGACTATAAAGTTTTGGTGAACAATCTGATGAAGGAATACGAAAAATTGGGATGTCTTATGTCCTTGAAAATGCATTACCTGCACTCTCACCTTGATTTTTTTAGTCCAAATATGGGTGATGTAAGCGAAGAACATggtgaaaggtttcaccaGGACATTTCTGATATGGAAAGAAGATACCAAGGATCTTGTTCCACTTCATTTATTTCTACAATGACAGTGGTGTTCTGATATGGTTAAATGCCAAGTACAGTACAAATTATTGCAAAAGAAATGTATGTATTTTTCAGCATTCTTTCCAAGTCTTTAAAGCTCAAAAGTACTCTAAGCAATTGCACAATTCATCTGTTCATTATAATCAGTAAAGCAACCCAAATCCGCATTACGTTTCAAGACATATAAAagcatataaataaatataacaatAAGTTATTGCTTGTAGTCTTAAATTAAGGCTATAAGGTTTCATAGCTTACataatttttgtcttttctaCAAGTCAGTTCAAATGAGTCAAACCATAGACATAGAGCCTACAACGAGAGAAAATAACGTGCAAACATGGAAAAGCTACAGCAATGAATGTAATGCTTCGCTGCTTTTCAGGAGGATCAGTTTAAAGCTAGAAAGCTACCTGGAGGAAAAGGTTGGACTCTGAACAGCGCTGCGTACAATGGTGGCAAGGGTATTCAAATTAAACTTTGAATTGAGTTTCCAATTTACAGTAACTTAAGCTTTTCCTAATCGAAATTTTGATACAAAATATCCTGTAACCTACATAACACGTCACtcaatatttcattttcagtCGTAAAATCAAACTTAGGTTTAAATATTTGCTGCAATTTTTAGAAGCAATACGGCACCTGTATGGCAAAAGAAGTGATCATGAATTGGGtaagttttgcaaacaaaaaaaaattaaatatgtttGGCTGTGACCAAGGGTTAATTCCTTTTAGGTGACTTCGACATTGCTCCGGCCGCAGAAGACGCAAAAAGAACTCAGTTTATTCAagattttcttcaatttttgaagttgcaaggtaaaaataaaagatagATACTCAAAACGGCTTAATCAAAAATTTCGTAACACTTGCTTTAATCTAGGGGATTTATCTTGCTTGCTTGCCATAAATCTTTCAAAGGGTTATTATATAATCAATGGATGGTTTTCCTTAAAATGCAGACACTGCTGTACACAACACAGTTAATATATAacaatgtttatattttaagtacaaacatatttaaaacAGGATATTTTTGCTTATTAGAAAGCGGAATATTCGACCAAAAAATGCTGCGCTACATACTGTCACTCTCGAATGACCAAATCACTCAACCATGAAGGATTCTTCTGGTGACGCAATGAAATTGATGAAGActttattgtgtttaaatgtATTTGTGTAATTTCAAAGTTACAATGTAGGTGTCAAAATACATTCTTGTAAAAACGTTTGTACACAGAGTTTTTGTGCAAAGAAAAATCTTGTGCTGTATATCAACGACTTGATTAATTCCGTCATTAAATTAAAtcagaaagcaaaaataagTCAAGTGTGTTTGGTGTCACtcgaaaaatatgtttttgcttTCGTTTGACTACCATAGTATTGGAGTTTACTTTGCATCGCACTCTCAATAGAAATCACATATCGCAAATATTCAAGTTTTATTcagaaacaaatatttctGGCCAAGAATGACGTTTCTTGACGTAATTTTTCACTCAATCACTCAATctggaaaagtgttttttcAATAACTATATCAAAATATAATGCACGTGGCCTTTGCACGCAACTCGAGCAAGCCTAACGCAGATAAGCTTTGCCTTATCAATATACAGCACGTCAGCAAATTATTTCCAGACgagaaaaacaaagcaaagatAAATATTTCCACGCAGTGACAGCTTGTCGTTATCGACGCACAGTATTTGCTTTCACGCTTATCACACCTACCAGTACAGTTTTCAATACCGCCGACAAGGCTTTGTTTACAGAATGAACTGATTTCACAAAATTGCTTCAGTGATGCACATGCATTGCAAATAAAACGTCGACTGTTACATATGGCTTGCCTGACCTTACGTCTTATTGGAATTTGTAAGAACAAATACTCCGGATTGTGTTCTGTCCTGCTATTGCGTAACCGGTTTTATAAATGTGACCTGATTTTGACCTGcagttttgtttatgtttggTCTTTGACGCATAAAAtgtacatttaaaaaattattgttaaaggttgcaaatcaaaatgcaaaatcaCCGAATAATTAAGGCAGACATTATAGTACTTGCTATAGCACCGACCGCAAGGTAAATTTAGgtatgtttgaaattttcaagGCACTATAGCAGCACCTAACGAATGTTTCAAATGTCAGTTAGTTTATAGATCAACTGCATGGAGTTGTAGCCTAGCTTactaatttgtaaaataattgtGCTCGCATGGTGGCATAGCCTACACCTTGTAGTGTCAGTTTTAGCAAAGCATGAAACTCTTATATCCGAATTTGTATGGTTAAATCTTATAACTGTAGTAAACCCAGGTTGCGATTTCCGACAGGTTGTATAATGAACAGGGTTATACAACCACCAGAACAACAAATTAGCAAGTAGGATATTTCTGGAAATTTGATTTGCGTTTGACGTAATCTTAGTACTATCAAACCAAAAAGGATGATAACGTTGGAAAGATAATCTATTTTATCGATCTTTTCATGCGAGTTGTCCTGGAAGTGTAACAATAAACGACAAAAACAAAGAAGGCAATGTGGAAAAGACCTTTATAAAAATAGGAAAAGAATTTGATGCAACCAAACCAAGGTATTGGCCATTGCGTCAGTAGAATGAAAATTAGATGCACAATCAATGCTGAAAGCGTTACGTGTTGTCGTGAAAATGTGGCGATGGAGATCGACGgtttaaaaatggttttataGATTATGAAACTATTTAAGCAACTTTCTTATTCTCAGGTAACAGAAAGACTATAACTTTCTTAAGAAATTATCAATCCATCAAGAGTATTTGAAATGGCAAGCCTCAACGTACGTTTTTCCACCTTAGCCGGATGCTTGCTAATAGCATCTTTAATATGCTCACAGGAAACAGAGGTAATAGAAACACAtgttatttatataaaaataaataatatcgTAAAAAATTGTACAGTTAATTTTTgtgtgaaatatatttcgacTTTAAGATTTTTAcatagtttttcttttctgtgTTTCGAACAGGCAGTCGGTATTGTACCTCGAAAGAGCCACAGGCCATCTGGGTGGACTCTAAACAGCATAGGGTATAATGGTGGTCTTGGTAAGATAATCACATGtgcacaaaaaagtttaattttccGAAATCAAAGCAGATACCCTGATAAGGGGGTTAGACAACTTAACGCAACTTTAGCAAAACGATAATATCAGACACCGCTATGGTTGCCATTTCATAAGCGACAATGTAATCATACAATTACTTGACTTACCAATATAAGTAATATGctgagaaataaaaaatataaacatttttgaaaactgaaatttgcattttttaggGGCACTTCGAAAATTGTTCGGAAAAAGGGACGGTACGAGCGTTGGTGAGAATTAAAATGAagattaaacattttaactaaTTCTTTGAGTGAAATGCAAACCTTTGTATACGCAATACCTTGTAACTACAGACAATATGAAATAGACTATATGGCAATGTTGGTGCTTCTACTACTATCTTTGAAGAACATTTTATATTCCCTTAGATACCGAAGAAGATGAGTTAGTATCTGATGTCAACATAAATGAAGGCGCCATGAATGAGTTGGTTCATgactttgttgaatttttgaaACTGAAAGGTGAGATTattccaaaacttttaaatgtttCCGGAGAAAAAAGTAATACAGTGGTCTACGAAACGATAAGGTTTATGTAGGGCACTTGCATCTATGCAATGATGTATTATAAAAACAGATGTTCTAGCACGGTACTTCATATTTGTGTAACTGTAAAAGAACCTGTGTAAAAGATATGGGTCAGCAATGCATTGTTCGAGTGGTCTacttacaaaattatttattgcTGATATTGAATCAAAACAAATGTTAGCTGTAATTCGGGTTTTATTTCAGCCAGTGGACGTCTTGGGCCCGAGGTATTGAGATGCATACTAGTCAACATGCAAGAGCAGGGCGAAGAAGAGCCTGAAACTGTTGCTGAGTGATGGCTTGCATTTGGTTGATTTACGCGCCGAaactatttaaaaatgtttaattttgttttgtgatattGGAAAAGTTCTACGAAATCTATGATCTTAATAAAGTGCTTAGACACAAACGCTTTTATCTCTTGAAAGTTTTGCTGTGTTTGGAAATCTCAACCTTTACTTATTCTCCGCAACCGTGCTGGCCCACGAACGAATATGTCTCATTATTGGTAGGCAATAGCGGAAACAGTAGTTTAATAATTTCGTTTATTGTATGGCGGCGCTTTCGATGACATTTTCCACATCATAATAGGAGAAAGTTTTAATtggtcaatattttctttcccGAGTCACGTAGAGACACGTTCGCTAGGAACGTGGAATTGCAATTCAAATGTGAAATGACGAAATCAAGCTTCTAGCCGTTTCAAGAAAGCCAATAACATTTTAGTTCGGCTTAACCAACTGACCGAACAGGTCAATTCTTAAGCAGCGGAAGAATGACGAAAGCGGAGATTCCACGGAGACACGGTAAAAGATTTTGAACTCAGGCAAACAATATAAGGGTTTTTTAAGTTAAGATAGTTTGGGAAGAGGCTGTTCGATAAAAGATTACCATAGAATGCTTATTCTGACGCAGTTTAGTATTTATATCTCATTTAGCTTGATAGGCAACATAACTCCGGTCAAAACATTGTCAGAGCGCGCActcaattttataaaaacaagctCATCTATTGGCAGATTATACTGTAGCGTAGAATTATGGATCACACGAAACTACAGCATAGATCAGAATCAACTATCCGTAGCTTGCGTGGACCAAGAGAGACAATTTACCGCGTTGATTTCACGTTCTGTGCTGTTTATAATAATTGTTGTCTTAATAATAACTGTTGCGTAGGAGATGTGAGAGCGTTCAAAAGACGCGACTGAGAGTTTTAAAAATCAAGCTAATTATGATACATTCGGCCAAATGTGATCGCTCAGCTGCCATGTACGTCACAAAACAGTTCATTTGCGTTCAAAGCTTGTGACGAGACGACAAGCATCATTGTAACGGGACATACGAGGACACATAAATCTGTGGCACCTATGA
Proteins encoded in this window:
- the LOC143447214 gene encoding uncharacterized protein LOC143447214 isoform X1 — encoded protein: MANLFGYLLLVIFCAIIASSNGLTQEINKRNSRLNKRLKLLYLLAVRAELHALENSDSFTQSLLNFEDQFKARKLPGGKGWTLNSAAYNGGKEAIRHLYGKRSDHELGDFDIAPAAEDAKRTQFIQDFLQFLKLQESGIFDQKMLRYILSLSNDQITQP
- the LOC143446430 gene encoding uncharacterized protein LOC143446430 gives rise to the protein MASLNVRFSTLAGCLLIASLICSQETEAVGIVPRKSHRPSGWTLNSIGYNGGLGALRKLFGKRDGTSVDTEEDELVSDVNINEGAMNELVHDFVEFLKLKASGRLGPEVLRCILVNMQEQGEEEPETVAE
- the LOC143447214 gene encoding galanin peptides-like isoform X2 produces the protein MANLFGYLLLVIFCAIIASSNGEDQFKARKLPGGKGWTLNSAAYNGGKEAIRHLYGKRSDHELGDFDIAPAAEDAKRTQFIQDFLQFLKLQESGIFDQKMLRYILSLSNDQITQP
- the LOC143447213 gene encoding uncharacterized protein LOC143447213 translates to MSSSRKYKHWAPRVICGTCRSNLNGLLRGDRHSMPFAIPRIWREPQNHTDDCYFCMVDISRFRRTKNRRDIVYPSIPSSIAPVSHSSELPLPKPPSKKAPEDLAGSEDIEKDSDDEFNISHTDLISEPHFPSQQELNDLVRDMGLTKSNAELLISRLKQWDLLDLSCRCSLSRKRHERFSRYFSVADSLCFCSNVDNLFEEIRIARS